The Pseudonocardia broussonetiae DNA segment AACCCTACGGGCAGCGGAGCGCGCGGGTGGCGGCGCCGCTACCCGACGGGCGTGACGGTGGTCGCGTCGGCGTCCCGGGAGCGGGCCAGGTGCCGCGGCAGGGCGAAGCACAGCGCCGCCACGAGGCCGATCAGCACGACGCCCGCGGGCAGCAGCAGCGCCTGCGCCATCGCGGTGGCGAAGCCGGCGTGCAGCGGCTCGGGCAGCTGCGCGATCGTCTCCGTCGGCCCGCCTCCCGGCGCCGCGGGCAGGTTCGCCGCGAGCCGCGACGCGATGAGCACCGCGATGGCCGCGCTGCCCAGGACCGCGCCGATCTGCCGGGTCGTGTTGTAGACCCCGGAGCCGGCCCCGGCGTCGGCGGGCGGGAGGTTGCGCGTGGCGGTGGTGGAGACCGGGGCCCAGACGAAGCCATTGGCCACGCCGAGCAGGGCGATCGGCAGCAGCAGCTGCCAGATCGGTGTGTCGGGGCCCATCACCGCGGCGAGCCAGACCAGCGACACCGACCACGACGCCAGGCCGATCCCGGCGAGCACCCGCGGGTGCATCCGGTCGGTCAGCGCGCCGACGTACAGGGCCAGGACCCCGGAGACCACGGCCATCGGCACCAGCAGCAGCGCCGACCCGGTGGGGCTCAGCCCGAGCACGGCCTGGGCGTAGAACAGGATCGGGAAGACCATCGCGGTGACCGTGAAGCCGACCGTGGAGATCACGACGTTGGCCAGGCTGAAGTTGCGGTCGCGGAACAGCCCCAGGCGCACGAGCGGCTCGGCCGGGCCGCGCGCCTGCCAGACGACGAACGCCGCCAGGACCACGACGCCCGTGCCGATCAGCGACCACACCGAGACCGGGCCGACGATCGTGCCCCAGTCGTAGGCCTGCCCCTCCTGGATGCCGAACACCAGCAGGAACATGCCGACGGCGCTGAGGGCGACGCCGACGAGGTCGAAGCGGCGCACGTGCGTCGGGAGCTCGGGCACGAGCCGCAGGGCGAGCAGGAACCCGACGACGCCGACGGGCACGTTGATGAAGAAGATCCACTCCCAGCCGAGGCCGTCGACCAGCACTCCGCCCAGGATCGGCCCGACGAGCGTGGCGATGCCCGCGACGGCGCCCCACAGGCTCATCGCGCGCCCCCGGTTCTCGGCGGGGAACGTCCGCGTGATGACGGCCATCGTCTGCGGCGTCATCAGCGCGGCGCCCAGGCCCTGCACCACCCGTGCGGCGACGAGCTCGCCGAGCGTGCCGG contains these protein-coding regions:
- a CDS encoding DHA2 family efflux MFS transporter permease subunit translates to MTTQQPVRGAEGTPANPWPALWALVLGFFMILVDSTIVSVATPAIMADLGVSVDAVVWVTSAYLLAYAVPLLVTGRLGDRFGPRRVYLVGLVVFTLASLWCGLTGTLGELVAARVVQGLGAALMTPQTMAVITRTFPAENRGRAMSLWGAVAGIATLVGPILGGVLVDGLGWEWIFFINVPVGVVGFLLALRLVPELPTHVRRFDLVGVALSAVGMFLLVFGIQEGQAYDWGTIVGPVSVWSLIGTGVVVLAAFVVWQARGPAEPLVRLGLFRDRNFSLANVVISTVGFTVTAMVFPILFYAQAVLGLSPTGSALLLVPMAVVSGVLALYVGALTDRMHPRVLAGIGLASWSVSLVWLAAVMGPDTPIWQLLLPIALLGVANGFVWAPVSTTATRNLPPADAGAGSGVYNTTRQIGAVLGSAAIAVLIASRLAANLPAAPGGGPTETIAQLPEPLHAGFATAMAQALLLPAGVVLIGLVAALCFALPRHLARSRDADATTVTPVG